CGCAATGGTAATCCATCAATTTTTTCATTATAATGGGTTAAACATTCACGATGTTGATGATGTTATCATATCCTCTGTAGTTCCAAATATCATGTATTCTCTCGAAAACGCATCTCGTAAGCTTTTTAAGAGAGAACCACTAATTGTAGGATCTGGAATTAAGACTGGAATGAATATTAAATATGATGATCCGAAGCAGGTTGGTGCAGACAGAATCGTTAATGCTATAGCCGCATATGAGAAATACGGCGGACCATTAATTATTGTAGATTTCGGGACTGCCACAACATTCTGTGCAGTTTCAGAAGATGGAGAGTATTTAGGTGGTGCTATTTCACCAGGAATTAAGATTTCCAGTGAAGCATTATTCGAAAAAGCCGCAAAGCTTCCAAGGGTAGAACTGATCAACCCTAAAAAGGTCATCTGTAAAAACACGGTGAGCAGCATGCAAGCTGGCATCGTCTATGGATATATCGGCTTAGTAGAAAATATTGTAAGAAATATGAAAAAAGAACTGAAAAGCAGTTCATGCAAGGTAATCGCTACAGGAGGATTATCTACATTAATTGCCGGTGGAACAGACAGCATTGATGTTGTAGATAAATTCTTATCCTTAGATGGATTGAATATCATCTATGAGCGTAATCGTAAAGATCGAATTTTATCCAACAAGAAAAGCTAGGTGTAAACCTGGCTTTTCTTGTGTATATTATATATAGTTTGAGTTGATAGAGGTGAAACCATTGAAGATTGAAAACTTAAATTTAGAGAATCCTGTTTTTTTGGCACCTATGGCTGGTGTAACAGATCTATCCTTTCGATTAATATGTAAAGCCATGGACTGCGGCATGGTTTATATGGAGATGGTCAGTGCCAAGGGTCTATACTATAAAGATAAAAAGACAGAAGAACTATTAAAAATTCACGACCACGAAAAACCTGTTGCACTGCAAATTTTCGGTTCGGAGCCTGATATCATGGCAAGAGCCGCTTATATGCTCAATGATAGAGCAAATGCAATTTTAGATATCAACATGGGGTGTCCAACGCCTAAAATTGTAAAAAATGGCGATGGTAGTGCACTGATGAAGGATATCAAGCTTGCTGGTGAAGTTATTAAAGCTGTAGTGAAAGAATCTATAAAGCCCGTTACGGTGAAGATTCGTAAAGGATGGGACGAGCATAGTGTCAATGCAGTGGAATTGGCAAAGGTCATTGAGGACTCTGGGGCAAAGGCAGTAGCAGTTCACGGCAGAACCCGGGAGCAGTTTTATGCAGGAAAAGCCGATTGGAGCATTATAAAAGAAGTTAAGGAAGCAGTGACGATTCCTGTGATCGGTAACGGTGATGTGTTTACAATTGAGGATGGCATTCGCTTATTGGAATATACAAACTGCGACGGCATCATGATCGGAAGAGGGAGCCAGGGAAACCCATGGCTATTTAAACGGTTGGTTCACTATATGAAGACTGGAGAAGTACTTCCAGAGCCAAGGGCTGAAGAGAAGGTCCTTATGGCTTTAAAGCACTTGGACTTAGTAATTCGAAATAAGGGAGAATACATCGGTGTAAAGGAAATGAGAAAGCATATTGCATGGTACCTCAAAGGGCTAAGAGGAACAGCAAGTCTTAGAAATCAAATTAATACCACCGGAACGAAAGCAGACATAGAAGAGCTTCTAATGAATTATTTAGAAAGTGAAGGAATTGAGATCTAGATTAGAATAACCTTCAAATAAGAGGCAATAATATATTACTGAATTACATACATAAGGTATATATTTTGTATCTTTAGGAGGTTTTATTATGAAAAAGATCGTTAGCATTAGCATTGGAAGCTCTAAAAGAGATCACCATGTTACTGCAAACATCATGGGGGAAGATTTTTCCATTGAACGTATTGGTACGGATGGTAGTATGGAAAGAGCCATGGATTTGGTACGAAGCTTGGATGGCAAAGTAGATGCCATTGGCATGGGGGGCATTGACTTATATTTGCAGGCGGGAAAAAAATCCTATGAGATCAGGGAGGCAGCACGACTAAAAAACATGGCTCAAATCACACCTGTTGTTGATGGCTCTGGATTAAAAAACACTCTAGAAAAACAAGTCATCCATTATTTGAAGAATAAGGATATTGTGGATTTTAAAAATAAGCGAACATTAATAACCTGTGGCATGGATCGCTTTGGTATGGCCGAGGCTTTAGTTAACTGTGGTGCCCATATTCTCTTAGGAGACTTAATGTTTGCTCTAAACATCAATATTCCCATTGGAAGCTTAAAAAATCTCCAAAGAGTGGCTGCTATATTAGCACCCATTGCCTGTAGGTTGCCATTTCATCTACTCTATCCTACGGGAGAAGAACAGAATAAAAATGTTTCCAATAAATATGGGACCTATTTTGATGACTCAGAAATCATAGCCGGGGATTTTCACTACATTAAAAGATTTATGCCGGAAGAAATGGGTGGAAAAATATTGATTACAAATACGGTGACCGAAGAAGATATAGAAATGCTAGAAAAAAGGGGCGTAGCAATGTTAGTTACAACGACACCGGAATTTCAGGGAAGATCCTTTGGCACCAATGTGATGGAGGCAGTTGTTGTATCACTATTGAGGGATCGAGGTAGGGCGTGCACTTCTAATGAATATTATAAAATTATAGAAGAACTTTCATTAAAACCTCGAATCGAATATTTAAACAATATGAAGGGCCTGTTGTAACGCTTTATAACCTTGAGAAAGGATTTGCTCTA
Above is a genomic segment from Alkaliphilus oremlandii OhILAs containing:
- a CDS encoding type III pantothenate kinase, with translation MILVFDVGNTNIVLGVYRGKELIENWRIATDKDKSSDEYAMVIHQFFHYNGLNIHDVDDVIISSVVPNIMYSLENASRKLFKREPLIVGSGIKTGMNIKYDDPKQVGADRIVNAIAAYEKYGGPLIIVDFGTATTFCAVSEDGEYLGGAISPGIKISSEALFEKAAKLPRVELINPKKVICKNTVSSMQAGIVYGYIGLVENIVRNMKKELKSSSCKVIATGGLSTLIAGGTDSIDVVDKFLSLDGLNIIYERNRKDRILSNKKS
- the dusB gene encoding tRNA dihydrouridine synthase DusB is translated as MKIENLNLENPVFLAPMAGVTDLSFRLICKAMDCGMVYMEMVSAKGLYYKDKKTEELLKIHDHEKPVALQIFGSEPDIMARAAYMLNDRANAILDINMGCPTPKIVKNGDGSALMKDIKLAGEVIKAVVKESIKPVTVKIRKGWDEHSVNAVELAKVIEDSGAKAVAVHGRTREQFYAGKADWSIIKEVKEAVTIPVIGNGDVFTIEDGIRLLEYTNCDGIMIGRGSQGNPWLFKRLVHYMKTGEVLPEPRAEEKVLMALKHLDLVIRNKGEYIGVKEMRKHIAWYLKGLRGTASLRNQINTTGTKADIEELLMNYLESEGIEI